In Cyanobium sp. AMD-g, one genomic interval encodes:
- a CDS encoding Crp/Fnr family transcriptional regulator, whose amino-acid sequence MRYRFLPDDPVSAVRMPAGQTVLLDPTPRPGGSCLEVLDGIARVYCPCEETEGMTLAFLQSGDQLRTDRLCSEGVCVEALTPLCFRSDAEPLEGHGFDPVNEWTLQLLRIRHLGSAEQRLHALLSLLVRRLGRRCGPWCDLPFRLTHERIGELIGTTRVTTTRLISRIRAAELLQVPSGETGLRLAPALVDGAPLAA is encoded by the coding sequence ATGCGCTATCGCTTCCTTCCCGACGACCCCGTCAGCGCCGTGCGCATGCCGGCCGGCCAGACGGTGCTGCTCGATCCCACCCCCAGGCCCGGTGGGTCCTGCCTCGAAGTCCTCGATGGCATCGCCCGCGTCTACTGCCCCTGCGAGGAGACCGAGGGCATGACCCTGGCCTTCCTCCAGTCCGGTGATCAGCTGCGCACCGACCGGCTCTGCAGTGAAGGTGTCTGCGTCGAGGCCCTCACCCCCCTGTGTTTCCGCAGTGATGCCGAACCGCTCGAGGGCCACGGCTTTGATCCGGTCAACGAGTGGACCCTGCAGTTGCTGCGCATCCGCCACCTCGGCAGCGCCGAGCAGCGGCTGCATGCCCTGCTCTCGCTGCTGGTGCGCCGCCTGGGGCGCCGCTGCGGGCCCTGGTGCGACCTGCCCTTCCGCCTCACCCACGAGCGCATCGGTGAGCTGATCGGCACCACCCGGGTCACCACCACCCGGCTGATCTCCCGCATCCGGGCCGCCGAACTGCTGCAGGTCCCCAGTGGTGAAACCGGCCTGCGCCTGGCGCCGGCCCTGGTCGATGGCGCTCCCCTGGCCGCCTGA
- a CDS encoding LarC family nickel insertion protein, with amino-acid sequence MTLALLDCPTGLAGNMLLAALLDLGLPEATIEAPLAALGLEGRYRLRIEERRSGGLRGLHLDVEALEAQAQHRPWGALRQQIQAAPLAPALREKVLAVFGLLAEAEATVHGHSAEAVVFHEVGAIDALVDIVGVCAGLLHLGVDQLVCSVPPAGHGSVTTAHGALPLPAPAVLEIARARGLPLASSEGFPPGELTTPTGLALMACWADRFGPFPGAVPLRVGVGLGTRQLDRANLLRLTLARPLGDDGASEANEVNEVLLQQQAQIDDASAEDLAYLADALRNGGALDVFSQPVAMKKGRTGTLLTALMPPELGPVLRQVWWRHGTTLGVREQLQNRWILPRSRATVATALGPVRIKWATLPDGRRRAKAEHADLVELAGRLGRSIEEVRDEVRRALAAEAETP; translated from the coding sequence ATGACCCTGGCCCTGCTGGATTGCCCCACCGGCCTGGCCGGCAACATGCTGCTGGCGGCGCTGCTGGATCTCGGCCTCCCCGAGGCCACCATCGAAGCGCCGCTCGCCGCCCTTGGGCTGGAGGGGCGCTACCGGCTGCGGATTGAGGAGCGGCGCAGCGGTGGGCTGCGGGGGCTGCATCTGGATGTGGAGGCCCTGGAGGCACAGGCGCAGCATCGCCCCTGGGGGGCGTTGCGCCAGCAGATCCAGGCGGCTCCCCTGGCGCCGGCGTTGCGGGAGAAGGTGCTGGCCGTGTTCGGCCTGCTGGCGGAGGCGGAGGCGACGGTCCACGGCCACTCCGCCGAGGCCGTCGTCTTCCATGAAGTGGGGGCGATCGATGCCCTGGTGGACATCGTGGGTGTCTGTGCCGGCCTGCTGCACCTGGGTGTCGACCAGCTGGTCTGCTCGGTGCCGCCCGCGGGCCACGGCAGCGTGACCACCGCCCACGGGGCGTTGCCGCTGCCGGCCCCGGCAGTGCTGGAGATCGCCCGCGCGCGGGGCCTGCCGCTGGCCTCCAGCGAGGGGTTTCCCCCGGGAGAACTCACCACCCCCACCGGATTGGCCCTGATGGCCTGCTGGGCCGACCGTTTCGGCCCCTTCCCCGGGGCCGTGCCGCTGCGGGTGGGGGTGGGGCTGGGCACGCGCCAGCTGGATCGGGCCAACCTGCTGCGCCTCACCCTGGCCCGCCCCCTGGGGGACGATGGCGCCAGTGAAGCCAACGAAGTGAACGAAGTCCTGTTGCAGCAGCAGGCCCAGATCGACGACGCCAGCGCCGAGGACCTGGCCTACCTGGCGGACGCCCTGCGCAATGGCGGGGCCCTGGACGTGTTCAGCCAGCCGGTGGCGATGAAGAAGGGCCGCACCGGCACCCTGCTCACCGCCCTGATGCCCCCGGAGCTGGGGCCGGTGCTGCGCCAGGTCTGGTGGCGCCACGGCACGACGCTGGGAGTGCGGGAGCAGTTGCAGAACCGCTGGATCCTGCCCAGGAGCCGTGCCACCGTGGCCACCGCCCTCGGTCCGGTGCGGATCAAGTGGGCCACCCTGCCCGACGGTCGCCGGCGGGCCAAGGCGGAACACGCCGACCTGGTGGAGCTGGCCGGACGCCTGGGTCGCTCCATCGAAGAGGTGCGCGACGAGGTCCGCCGCGCCCTGGCCGCAGAGGCTGAAACCCCATGA
- a CDS encoding lipopolysaccharide assembly protein LapB, which translates to MPSPNRSLPGLWSLLAAGLVGVLALGGGWWLGQRQSSTQASADPKRTLLTKEATRLRLRLDADEAGPADRQRLLELLVALDRKAEAISLLEPMADREPERWSLRLMLAELRRDQGDRSGAERELRQILNLRPTQVEALQLLSLLYLEQGRGAAAEARVKAAYGMATKPDVQPEALGIGLLLAELQLKRNQAATASATYLQLANVFPQDQRPLLGLAMLRHDQGDAKGSQEALAQARLRSPNPDKPDPRLDKLAASWGLEPLRSPSVAPKSPPVQASEPSRQSP; encoded by the coding sequence ATGCCCTCCCCGAACCGAAGCCTTCCCGGCCTCTGGTCGCTGCTGGCGGCCGGCCTGGTCGGGGTGCTGGCCCTCGGGGGGGGCTGGTGGCTGGGCCAGCGTCAGTCGTCCACCCAGGCCAGCGCCGACCCGAAGCGAACACTGCTGACCAAGGAGGCCACCCGATTACGGCTGCGGCTTGACGCCGACGAGGCGGGCCCGGCCGACCGCCAACGACTGCTGGAGCTGCTGGTGGCCCTCGACCGCAAGGCGGAGGCGATCAGCCTGTTGGAGCCGATGGCGGACCGGGAACCCGAACGCTGGTCGCTGCGGCTGATGCTGGCCGAGCTGCGGCGCGACCAGGGCGACCGCAGCGGCGCCGAGCGCGAGCTGCGCCAGATCCTCAATCTGCGGCCCACCCAGGTGGAGGCCCTGCAACTGCTCAGCCTCCTGTATCTGGAGCAGGGGCGCGGCGCCGCCGCCGAGGCCCGCGTCAAGGCGGCCTATGGCATGGCCACCAAACCGGATGTGCAGCCTGAGGCCCTGGGCATCGGCCTGCTGCTGGCAGAACTGCAGCTCAAGCGCAACCAGGCCGCCACCGCATCAGCCACCTACCTGCAGCTGGCCAACGTCTTTCCCCAGGACCAGCGACCGCTTCTCGGTCTGGCGATGCTGCGGCACGACCAAGGTGATGCCAAGGGTTCTCAGGAGGCCCTGGCCCAGGCACGCCTGAGAAGCCCCAACCCTGACAAGCCGGACCCCAGGCTCGACAAGCTGGCGGCGAGCTGGGGGCTGGAGCCGCTCAGATCCCCTTCAGTTGCCCCGAAGTCCCCGCCGGTGCAGGCTTCGGAGCCTTCGCGTCAAAGTCCCTGA
- a CDS encoding extracellular solute-binding protein, whose protein sequence is MPSSRFPLVRFWLPATGGAAAAAAAFVGFGTGTLPAIGQSQPSAPAIAQAGTTIGVYSGRHYNTDKELYRQFTARTGIKVNVLEAKDDALLERLKSEGKNSPADVLVLVDAARLDAATDQGLFRPVRSAALQRDVPANLRDSQGRWYGLTRRVRAVVVNPKLVNPATIRTYADLAKPALKGKLCLRERKSPYNQSLVASRMILNGDAATRTWIRGMVANVSQPFFTSDTPLARAVARGECGVGVVNSYYIARMLSGEAGAQDKQLAQQLKVVYLNPSHVNITGAGVTRHARNPQAAIKLIEFLASPTGGRGYAEANNEYPLKGFGDNPILKRFGTFRADGVSVEQIGSKSRAATQMMESNGWK, encoded by the coding sequence ATGCCCAGCTCCAGGTTCCCCCTTGTTCGTTTCTGGCTTCCCGCCACCGGAGGCGCAGCCGCGGCTGCGGCGGCCTTTGTTGGCTTCGGCACAGGCACCCTGCCGGCCATTGGCCAGTCCCAGCCCAGCGCTCCTGCCATCGCCCAGGCCGGCACCACGATCGGCGTTTATTCCGGCCGGCATTACAACACCGACAAGGAGCTGTATCGCCAGTTCACCGCCCGCACCGGCATCAAGGTGAACGTGCTTGAGGCCAAGGACGATGCCCTGCTGGAGCGCCTCAAGAGTGAGGGCAAGAACAGTCCCGCCGATGTGCTTGTGCTCGTCGACGCCGCCCGCCTCGACGCCGCCACCGACCAGGGCCTGTTCCGGCCCGTCCGTTCGGCCGCCCTGCAACGGGACGTGCCCGCCAACCTGCGCGACTCCCAAGGGCGCTGGTATGGCCTGACGCGGCGTGTGCGTGCCGTGGTGGTCAACCCCAAGCTGGTGAATCCCGCCACGATCCGCACCTATGCCGACCTGGCCAAGCCCGCCCTGAAAGGCAAGCTCTGCCTGCGGGAGCGCAAGAGTCCCTACAACCAGTCGCTGGTGGCCAGCCGCATGATCCTCAACGGGGATGCCGCCACCCGCACCTGGATCCGCGGCATGGTGGCCAATGTCAGCCAGCCCTTCTTCACCTCCGACACCCCCCTGGCCCGGGCCGTCGCCCGGGGAGAGTGCGGCGTGGGCGTGGTGAACTCCTACTACATCGCCCGCATGCTCTCCGGAGAAGCTGGCGCCCAGGACAAGCAACTGGCCCAGCAATTGAAGGTGGTGTATCTCAACCCATCCCACGTCAACATCACCGGGGCAGGCGTCACCCGCCACGCCAGAAATCCACAGGCGGCGATCAAGCTGATCGAATTCCTGGCCTCCCCCACCGGCGGTCGCGGCTACGCCGAAGCCAACAACGAATACCCCCTCAAGGGCTTCGGGGATAATCCCATCCTCAAGCGGTTCGGCACCTTCCGGGCCGATGGCGTCTCGGTGGAGCAGATCGGATCCAAGAGCAGAGCGGCGACCCAGATGATGGAATCGAACGGCTGGAAGTAG
- the xth gene encoding exodeoxyribonuclease III, which yields MRIATWNVNSVRTRLDQVGAWLRAEAPEVLCLQETKVADALFPHAAFEALGYRAVISGQKAYNGVAILSRLPIEDVRVGFAALLPDDPAAEGLGEQKRVISASIEGVRVLNLYVPNGSGLTSEKYPYKLEWLACLRRYLEAQEAAAEPLAMVGDFNIALEARDIHDPTRLSGGIMASDPERQALRAALSDRLSDVFRVFEPDAGHWSWWDYRSGAWDRDTGWRIDHIYLCEQLLACATGCVIHKGVRGNEQPSDHAPVVVHLAWPPQEAADGDDDSW from the coding sequence CTGCGGATCGCCACCTGGAACGTCAACTCGGTGCGCACCCGGCTCGATCAGGTGGGCGCCTGGCTCAGGGCCGAAGCCCCCGAGGTGCTCTGCCTGCAGGAAACCAAGGTGGCCGACGCGCTGTTTCCGCATGCCGCCTTCGAGGCCCTCGGCTACCGGGCCGTGATCAGCGGCCAGAAGGCCTACAACGGTGTGGCCATCCTCAGCCGGTTACCGATCGAGGATGTGCGGGTGGGCTTCGCCGCCCTGCTGCCGGACGATCCGGCGGCTGAGGGGCTGGGCGAACAGAAACGGGTGATCAGTGCCTCGATCGAAGGGGTGCGGGTTCTCAACCTCTACGTGCCCAACGGATCGGGCCTGACCTCGGAGAAGTACCCCTACAAGCTGGAATGGCTGGCCTGTCTGCGGCGCTACCTGGAGGCCCAGGAGGCCGCAGCGGAACCCCTGGCCATGGTGGGGGACTTCAACATCGCCCTGGAAGCCCGCGACATCCACGACCCAACGCGCCTCAGCGGCGGGATCATGGCCAGTGACCCGGAGCGGCAGGCCCTGAGGGCCGCCCTCAGCGATCGCCTCAGCGACGTGTTCCGGGTCTTCGAACCGGATGCCGGGCACTGGAGCTGGTGGGACTACCGCAGCGGCGCCTGGGACCGGGACACCGGTTGGCGCATCGATCACATTTATCTGTGCGAGCAGTTGCTGGCCTGCGCCACGGGCTGCGTGATCCACAAGGGGGTGCGGGGCAACGAGCAGCCCAGCGACCATGCGCCGGTGGTGGTGCACCTGGCCTGGCCGCCCCAGGAGGCCGCCGACGGCGACGACGACAGCTGGTGA
- a CDS encoding Fur family transcriptional regulator: protein MNTPPTGLAQPSSLRTTLNDRGQRLTPQRQRVLDLFERIGEGSHLSAEEVHLRLVRSQERVSLATVYRTLRLLSSMGLLQELELPEGGRRFELAGDAHRDHHHLLCVRCGRTEEFESGPVLAAGEAAAGAFGFRLLECVLNVRALCPTCAAEGQG from the coding sequence GTGAACACTCCCCCCACCGGTCTGGCCCAGCCCAGCAGCCTGCGCACCACCCTCAACGATCGGGGCCAGAGGCTCACGCCCCAGCGCCAGCGGGTGCTGGATCTGTTCGAGCGGATCGGTGAGGGCAGCCACCTCAGCGCGGAGGAAGTGCACCTGCGCCTGGTGCGCAGCCAGGAGCGGGTGTCCCTGGCCACCGTCTACCGCACCCTGCGGCTGCTGAGCTCGATGGGGTTGCTGCAGGAACTCGAGCTGCCGGAGGGGGGGCGCCGTTTCGAGTTGGCCGGCGACGCCCACCGCGACCATCACCACCTGCTCTGTGTCCGTTGCGGCCGCACCGAGGAGTTCGAGAGCGGCCCCGTGCTGGCCGCCGGCGAAGCGGCGGCTGGGGCCTTCGGCTTCCGGTTGCTGGAGTGTGTGCTCAACGTGCGGGCCCTCTGTCCGACCTGCGCGGCTGAGGGGCAGGGTTGA
- a CDS encoding lysylphosphatidylglycerol synthase domain-containing protein, whose amino-acid sequence MSPWSPPSLENLRRRLPSPPKWLVLPGGLRPWITLGSLGFVMAALLSHGRQLVQLRLDGQGWLWLLLGVGVSLLSLLINGVAWGVVLQWLGLRPVWAAVVELHVATNLRKFLPGGIWHLASRVQRLRSEGAPLAAPVGTSMALVAVLLDPLLAAVAALALVPLGGWQGGLGLVCLLPLALLLPRWLDPLLARLERRRARDLGLEEELQQELAQGAGLVRSIGLRGYPWQPLLAELAFVLLRFAAFCCCIQAFDLPLGSDAPVWLAGFALAWTAGLVVPGAPGGLGVFEAVLLLRMGLTLPEAPLLAVALSYRLIVTLTDLLAAALVALDRRLAAATPPSGSPSQ is encoded by the coding sequence ATGAGCCCCTGGTCCCCTCCCAGCCTCGAGAACCTGCGGCGCCGATTGCCGTCGCCACCGAAGTGGCTCGTCCTGCCGGGCGGTCTGCGCCCCTGGATCACCCTGGGCAGCCTCGGTTTCGTCATGGCGGCCCTGCTCAGCCACGGCCGCCAGCTGGTGCAGCTGCGCCTCGATGGCCAGGGTTGGCTGTGGCTGCTCCTGGGCGTCGGCGTGAGCCTGCTCAGCCTGCTGATCAATGGCGTCGCCTGGGGCGTGGTGCTGCAGTGGCTGGGCCTGCGGCCTGTCTGGGCTGCGGTGGTGGAACTGCACGTGGCCACCAACCTGCGCAAATTCCTGCCGGGGGGCATCTGGCACCTGGCCTCCCGGGTGCAGCGGCTGCGCAGCGAAGGCGCGCCCCTGGCGGCCCCCGTGGGCACCAGCATGGCCCTGGTGGCGGTGCTGCTCGACCCCCTGCTGGCGGCGGTGGCGGCCCTGGCCCTGGTGCCCCTGGGCGGCTGGCAGGGCGGGCTGGGCCTGGTGTGCCTGCTGCCCCTTGCCCTGCTGCTGCCCCGCTGGCTGGATCCCCTGCTGGCGCGGCTCGAGCGGCGTCGGGCCCGCGACCTGGGCCTGGAGGAGGAGCTCCAGCAGGAGCTGGCGCAAGGGGCGGGCCTGGTGCGCTCCATCGGGCTGCGGGGCTATCCCTGGCAGCCGCTGCTGGCGGAACTGGCCTTCGTGCTGTTGCGTTTCGCTGCGTTCTGCTGCTGCATCCAGGCCTTTGATCTGCCCCTGGGGAGTGATGCCCCCGTCTGGCTGGCGGGGTTCGCCCTGGCCTGGACCGCCGGCCTGGTGGTGCCAGGAGCCCCCGGGGGGCTGGGGGTGTTCGAGGCGGTGCTGCTGCTGCGCATGGGGCTCACCCTGCCGGAGGCACCCCTGCTGGCGGTGGCCCTCAGCTACCGCCTGATCGTGACGCTCACCGATCTGCTGGCGGCCGCCCTGGTGGCCCTCGACCGGCGACTGGCGGCGGCGACACCGCCATCAGGCAGCCCTTCTCAATAG
- the mqo gene encoding malate dehydrogenase (quinone) has translation MTLTTVDVTLVGAGIMSATLGTLLKQLRPELRILLLEGLPREAQESSSAWNNAGTGHAGNCELNYTPMAADGSISLAKALDINEAFDLSRQFWTHLVRDGALGSPQAFIQGLPHMSFVLGEERRAFLRERQRLMGAHHCYRGMAYSEDPAQVADWAPLLMEGRDPAQAIGATHIASGTDVNFGALTSQLLDHLRASPPFETRFSTAVTGLRRRQEGGWRLESRDQASGETRLIDTGTVFLGAGGGALTLLQKSGIPEGRGYGGFPVSGLWLRCGDPAVASRHHAKVYGMAAAGSPPMSVPHLDTRLVDGQHWILFGPYAGFSSKFLKSGSLCDWPGSLRPGNLLPLLAVARDNLPLTEYLIGQVFASAGQRFAALRDFYPNARPSDWSLAVAGQRVQIIKADPSRGGVLQFGTEVVHAADTSLVAVLGASPGASAAVAISLEILHSCFRDKLPAGWERTLKGILPSYGESIRHDAELCRRIRSQSAEVLGLPATD, from the coding sequence GTGACGCTGACCACCGTCGATGTGACCCTGGTGGGGGCGGGAATCATGAGTGCCACCCTGGGCACCCTGCTGAAACAGCTGCGCCCGGAGCTGCGCATCCTGCTGCTCGAAGGGCTCCCCAGGGAGGCCCAGGAAAGCTCCAGCGCCTGGAACAATGCCGGCACGGGCCACGCGGGGAACTGCGAGCTGAACTACACGCCGATGGCGGCGGACGGCTCGATCAGCCTCGCCAAGGCGCTCGACATCAACGAGGCCTTCGATCTCTCGCGCCAGTTCTGGACCCACCTGGTGCGGGACGGGGCCCTGGGCTCCCCGCAAGCCTTCATCCAGGGTCTCCCCCACATGAGCTTCGTGCTGGGGGAGGAGCGGCGGGCCTTCCTGCGCGAACGCCAGCGTCTGATGGGCGCCCACCACTGCTACCGGGGCATGGCCTACAGCGAGGATCCGGCCCAGGTGGCGGACTGGGCGCCCCTGCTGATGGAAGGGCGGGATCCGGCCCAGGCGATCGGCGCCACCCACATCGCGTCGGGCACCGACGTGAACTTCGGGGCCCTCACCAGCCAGCTGCTGGATCACCTGCGGGCCAGCCCGCCGTTTGAGACGCGATTCTCCACGGCGGTGACGGGCCTGCGGCGCCGGCAGGAGGGGGGCTGGCGGCTGGAGAGTCGCGATCAAGCCAGTGGCGAAACCCGACTGATCGATACCGGCACCGTCTTTCTCGGGGCCGGTGGCGGCGCGCTCACCCTGCTGCAGAAATCGGGAATCCCCGAAGGACGCGGTTATGGCGGCTTTCCCGTCAGTGGTCTGTGGCTGCGCTGCGGCGATCCGGCCGTGGCCAGCCGCCACCACGCCAAGGTCTACGGCATGGCGGCCGCCGGTTCGCCGCCGATGTCGGTGCCGCACCTCGACACCCGCCTTGTCGATGGCCAGCACTGGATCCTGTTCGGGCCTTACGCAGGGTTTTCCAGCAAGTTCCTCAAAAGCGGTTCCCTCTGCGACTGGCCCGGTTCCCTGCGGCCCGGCAACCTGCTGCCCCTGCTGGCGGTGGCCCGCGACAACCTGCCCCTGACCGAGTACCTGATCGGCCAGGTGTTCGCCAGCGCCGGGCAGCGCTTCGCGGCCCTGCGGGACTTCTACCCGAACGCCCGACCCAGCGACTGGAGCCTGGCCGTGGCCGGCCAGCGGGTGCAGATCATCAAGGCTGACCCCAGCCGGGGCGGGGTGCTCCAGTTCGGCACTGAGGTGGTGCACGCCGCCGACACCTCCCTGGTGGCCGTGCTGGGGGCCTCCCCCGGGGCGTCGGCCGCCGTGGCGATCAGCCTAGAGATCCTCCACTCCTGCTTCCGCGACAAGCTGCCCGCTGGCTGGGAGCGGACGCTGAAGGGGATCCTGCCCTCCTACGGCGAATCGATCCGCCACGACGCCGAGCTGTGCCGGCGGATCCGCAGCCAGAGCGCCGAGGTGCTCGGGCTGCCGGCAACCGACTAG
- a CDS encoding iron ABC transporter permease: protein MGVLATAERATANRSGPPLRRAPLAAAVLLVCGLALLPFLVLAGFAVRDAGSSQLWLGAEGLEQLTNTLVLVLAVGLIGALFGTANGWLTACCQFPGRRWLRLAQVLPLAAPAFVLAAVLVDLGSRWGFRVHGIGWAVLLLSLTTYSYVFLLSTESFSGSGQRQLEACRSLGVGPWGSFRRVALPLALPSIGAGVALSGMEVVNELGAVELLGVPTLSRGILQRWQSEGDLQGAVALALIALVLVSLLVGAERWMRHRSRRWNIGQDGVGALQWPLRGWRCHLAQLLTLLPPLASLGLPLTWLVLSRDHLQSDPLEDLLALTLRSLGLALAAALLTVAAALLLAISRRWLAHPLLGRLTFFAGMGYAVPGTVLALALMLIGGPLQLSPLLLLLWGYGDRFLAVSKQGLDASFEHIPPSLDECATSLGCGWLAVLRRIHLPLLRGPLLVGALLVFVDVVKELPLTFSLRPFDFDTLSVRVYQYASDERVGAALVPALLILALGLAASVALMPSLERQGKGG from the coding sequence ATGGGGGTTTTGGCAACGGCCGAGCGGGCGACAGCCAACAGGAGCGGGCCGCCGCTGCGGCGTGCCCCCCTGGCGGCGGCGGTGCTCCTGGTCTGCGGACTGGCCCTGTTGCCGTTCCTGGTCCTGGCTGGCTTTGCCGTGCGGGATGCCGGCTCCAGCCAACTGTGGCTGGGGGCCGAAGGCCTCGAGCAGCTGACCAACACCCTGGTGCTGGTGCTGGCCGTCGGCCTGATCGGTGCCCTGTTCGGCACCGCCAACGGCTGGCTCACCGCTTGCTGCCAGTTCCCCGGTCGCCGCTGGCTGCGGCTGGCCCAGGTGCTGCCCCTGGCGGCCCCTGCCTTCGTACTGGCCGCCGTGCTGGTCGACCTGGGCAGCCGCTGGGGCTTTCGCGTGCACGGCATCGGCTGGGCCGTGCTGCTGCTCAGCCTCACCACCTACAGCTATGTGTTCCTGCTCTCCACCGAGAGCTTCTCCGGCAGTGGCCAGCGCCAGCTGGAGGCCTGCCGCAGCCTGGGCGTGGGCCCCTGGGGCAGCTTTCGGCGCGTCGCCCTGCCCCTGGCGCTGCCGTCGATCGGCGCCGGGGTCGCCCTCAGCGGCATGGAGGTGGTCAATGAACTCGGCGCGGTGGAACTGCTGGGCGTTCCCACCCTGTCGCGGGGCATCCTGCAACGCTGGCAAAGCGAAGGTGACCTGCAGGGGGCCGTGGCCCTGGCCCTGATCGCCCTGGTGCTGGTCAGCCTGCTGGTGGGCGCCGAACGCTGGATGCGCCACCGCAGCCGCCGCTGGAACATCGGCCAGGACGGCGTCGGCGCGTTGCAGTGGCCCCTGCGCGGCTGGCGCTGCCACCTGGCCCAGCTGCTCACCCTGCTGCCGCCCCTGGCCAGCCTGGGGCTGCCGCTCACCTGGCTGGTTCTGAGCCGTGACCATCTGCAGAGCGATCCGCTCGAGGATCTGCTGGCCCTCACCCTGCGCAGCCTTGGCCTGGCCCTGGCCGCCGCGCTGCTGACGGTGGCGGCGGCCCTGCTGCTGGCGATCAGTCGCCGCTGGCTCGCCCATCCCCTGCTGGGCCGGCTCACCTTCTTCGCCGGCATGGGCTACGCCGTGCCCGGAACCGTGCTGGCCCTGGCGCTGATGCTGATCGGCGGCCCCCTGCAGCTCAGCCCCCTGCTGCTGCTGCTCTGGGGCTACGGCGACCGCTTCCTGGCCGTCTCGAAACAGGGACTCGATGCCTCCTTCGAGCACATCCCCCCCAGCCTCGACGAGTGCGCCACCAGCCTCGGCTGCGGCTGGCTGGCGGTGCTGCGCCGGATTCACCTGCCGCTGCTGCGGGGGCCCCTGCTGGTCGGGGCGCTGCTGGTGTTCGTCGACGTGGTGAAGGAACTGCCGCTGACCTTTTCGCTGCGCCCCTTCGACTTCGACACCCTCTCGGTGCGGGTGTATCAGTACGCCAGCGACGAACGGGTGGGGGCGGCCCTGGTGCCGGCGCTGCTGATCCTGGCCCTGGGGCTGGCGGCCTCGGTGGCCCTGATGCCCAGCCTGGAGCGCCAGGGCAAGGGGGGCTGA
- a CDS encoding PAP/fibrillin family protein produces the protein MSEASLAMADGPIAAAGETQACRQELLGLLRPGSPGQAAERIEALIERLEQLQPADLSVQAAQLAGVWELRWSSSSQPYLAVRPWLENLQLLDPASGRALNLLRLAGPLGPLAGIGVQARIAVAPEPPHQRVSVCFERGGWLGPQVGERRLQLFREVQQGYAAWLDVTVLDDELRVSRGNAGTLFVLVRRPDLELAAFLG, from the coding sequence GTGTCGGAAGCTTCCCTTGCCATGGCCGATGGCCCGATCGCTGCTGCCGGCGAGACACAGGCCTGCCGGCAGGAACTGCTGGGGTTGCTGCGTCCCGGCTCCCCTGGCCAGGCCGCCGAGCGGATCGAGGCCCTGATCGAGCGGTTGGAGCAGCTGCAGCCCGCCGATCTCTCCGTCCAGGCCGCCCAGCTGGCGGGGGTGTGGGAACTGCGCTGGAGCAGCAGTTCCCAGCCCTATCTGGCGGTCCGGCCCTGGCTGGAGAATCTGCAGCTGCTCGATCCCGCCAGTGGCCGCGCCCTCAACCTGCTGCGCCTGGCCGGCCCGCTGGGGCCCCTGGCGGGGATCGGGGTGCAGGCCCGGATTGCCGTGGCGCCCGAGCCGCCCCACCAGCGGGTCTCGGTGTGCTTCGAGCGGGGCGGCTGGCTGGGTCCCCAGGTGGGAGAACGGCGGCTGCAGTTGTTCCGGGAGGTGCAGCAGGGGTATGCCGCCTGGCTTGATGTCACCGTCCTGGATGACGAACTGCGGGTGAGCCGGGGCAATGCCGGCACCCTGTTTGTCCTGGTGCGGCGGCCGGACCTCGAGCTGGCGGCGTTCCTGGGCTGA